TGGTGGGGGACGTGCATTATGCGTCGGCGGAGCCGGTGGCGTCCCGTATCACGCCGGTGCCGGGCGGCGTGGGGCCGGTGACCACCGCGATTCTGCTGCGCGCCACGGCGCGGGCCGCCGCCGGCCGGGAGGACGGATGAAGCGCGAGCCTTCGAGCGGGACCGGCGCGGACCGGAAGATCTGGTCCGTCTCGGAGCTGACGGCGCGGGTGAAGGGCGCCCTGGAGGAGGCCTTTCCCCCGCTCTGGGTGGAGGGGGAGATTTCCAACTTCGTTCACCACACATCGGGGCACATGTACTTCTCCCTCAAGGACGAGAGGGCGCAGCTTCGCGCGGTTTTCTTTCGGGGCAACAATCGACTGCTCAACTTTCATCCCGAGGACGGGCTTCGGGTGCGCGCCTATGGGTCCCTCACGGTTTACGAGAGGAGCGGCCAGCATCAGATCGTGGTGCGGAGTCTGGTGCCGGTCGGACGGGGGGAGTTGGAACTCGCCTTTCGGGCGCTGGTGGAGCGGCTGGAGAAGGAGGGACTCTTCGATCCGGCGCGGAAGCGCCCCCTCCCCCGGTGGCCGGAGAGGGTCGGCGTGATCACCTCGCCGACGGGCGCGGCGATCCACGACGTGATCCGCGTGCTCCGGGACCGCTTTCCCGTGACGCTTCTCCTCTATCCCGTCCGGGTGCAGGGGGAAGGGGCGGCGGAGGAGATCGCCGCCGCCATCGAGAGGATGAACGCCGCCGCGGCAGCGGACCTGCTCGTCGTCGGCCGGGGGGGAGGCTCGTTGGAGGATCTCTGGGCCTACAACGAGGAGCGCGTCGCTCGGGCCATCGCCGCCTCCCGGATCCCGGTGCTCTCCGCGGTGGGCCACGAGGTGGATGTCACCATCGCCGACCTGGCGGCGGACGCCCGCGCCGCCACCCCCTCCGCGGCGGCGGAGATGCTGTCGCCGGACCGGGAGGAAGTGGAGCGGATCCTGGAGCATTTCGCGCGGCGTGTCGCCCGGCCGATGGAGGAGCGGCTCCGCTTTCTCGCGGAGAGGCTCCGCCGTTTCCGGGAGAGCCGCGCCCTCGCCGTTCCGGAGGCGCGGGTGCGGGAGGAGACGCAGCGACTGGACGATCTCTCCCGGCGGCTGGCGACCGCGGCGACGCGGGGGGGGGAACGCCGGAGGGAGAGGCTCGCCGCCCTTTCCGGGAGTCTCCGCGCGCTCGATCCGTCGGCGGTGCTCGACCGGGGGTACAGCATCGTGCGGGACGAGGTGGGACGGGCGGTGCTCGACGCGGCGGCGCTCGCGCCCGGCGCGCTCCTCACCATCCGTTTCCGAAGGGGAGAGGCGGACGCGAGAACCGAGCGGATCCGCCCCGCGGATGGATAGGAGTGAAAAATTGAGTGGCAAAAAAACCACGCCGGAGGCCGGCCGGATCGACTGGGAAAAGAGCATGACCCGGCTCGAGGAGATCGTGCGCGATCTGGAGGCGGGAAAGGGTACGCTGGACGAGTCGCTCCGGCTCTTCGAGGAGGGGAACGGTCTCGTGAAGGAATTGGAACGCGCCCTCGCCGAGGCGGAGCTTCGGGTGCGGAAGATTCTCGATCGGGGAAGCGAGGGGATCCGAGAGGAACCCTTCGGCGAGGGGGAAGAGGAGTGAGCGAGGGCGTGCCGGAAGCGCTCGCGCCTTACCGCGACCGCGTGGAAAGGGCGCTGGAGCGTTACCTTCCTCTCGATCCGGAAGAGGGGCCGGAGGGGTTGATCCGGGCGATGCGCCACTCCGTCTTCGCCGGCGGGAAACGGATCCGGCCGATCCTCGCTCTGGCGGCGCACGAGGCGGCGGGGGGGAGCGGGGTCGGTGTGGACGCGGTCGCGGCGGCGATCGAAATGATTCACACCTACTCGCTCATCCATGACGATCTTCCCTGCATGGACGACGACGATCTGCGCCGCGGTCGCCCCACCTGCCACGTCGCCTTCGGCGAGGCGACGGCGCTCCTGGCGGGGGACGCCCTCCTCACGCGGGGGTTGACGCTCCTCGCCCGAGCCGAGCCGATCCCGGCGGAGCGGCGGATCCGTCTGGTCGACGAGGTGGGCCGCGCGGTGGACACGACCGGCATGATCGGGGGGCAGGCGCTCGACCTCCTCGCCGAGACGGAACCGGTCCGGGAAAAAGGTGCGCTCGAGAGGATCCATCGGATGAAGACCGGCGCGCTCCTCTCGGTTTCCGCCGCCGCCGGGGGGATCGCCGCCGGCGCGTCCGAGGAGGCGATCGAGGGTCTCCGCTCCTACGGCGCCGCCTTCGGTCTGGTCTTCCAAATCGTCGACGATCTTCTGGACGTGACCGCCGGCGCGGAGCGGATGGGGAAGAGGACCGGCAAGGACGCGGCGCGGGGGAAGGCGACTTTTCCGGGGCTGGTCGGCGTGGAGGCTTCGGCGGCGGAGGCGCGCCGTCTGGCAGGCGAGGCCGTTCTCGCCCTCCCCTTCGACACGGAGGGGGGACTCCTCGCGCGGGTTGTCCAGTTCGTGGTTGACCGCCTGAACGGAGCTTGTTAAGGGTGACGGTGTGATGATACTCGGCGTGGTGGCGAACCGGAAAAAGCAGGGTGTCCCCGAGATCGCGGACCGCCTCAAGGCTTGGGCGGGCCGCTGGGGCGCCGAGATCCGGGTGCTCGACAACGGCGATCCCAGCGAAGAGGATCGCCTTCGCCTCATCTCCAGCGACTTCGTGATCAGCCTGGGCGGCGACGGCACTCTCCTCCATGCGGCGCGCCTCGTCGCCGAGAAGGAGACCCCGATCCTCGGAGTGAACATGGGCTCCCTCGGGTTTCTCACCGAGATCAGCATGACCGAGCTGCAGCCGGCGCTGA
This Candidatus Eisenbacteria bacterium DNA region includes the following protein-coding sequences:
- a CDS encoding polyprenyl synthetase family protein codes for the protein MSEGVPEALAPYRDRVERALERYLPLDPEEGPEGLIRAMRHSVFAGGKRIRPILALAAHEAAGGSGVGVDAVAAAIEMIHTYSLIHDDLPCMDDDDLRRGRPTCHVAFGEATALLAGDALLTRGLTLLARAEPIPAERRIRLVDEVGRAVDTTGMIGGQALDLLAETEPVREKGALERIHRMKTGALLSVSAAAGGIAAGASEEAIEGLRSYGAAFGLVFQIVDDLLDVTAGAERMGKRTGKDAARGKATFPGLVGVEASAAEARRLAGEAVLALPFDTEGGLLARVVQFVVDRLNGAC
- the xseB gene encoding exodeoxyribonuclease VII small subunit — translated: MDRSEKLSGKKTTPEAGRIDWEKSMTRLEEIVRDLEAGKGTLDESLRLFEEGNGLVKELERALAEAELRVRKILDRGSEGIREEPFGEGEEE
- the xseA gene encoding exodeoxyribonuclease VII large subunit; this translates as MKREPSSGTGADRKIWSVSELTARVKGALEEAFPPLWVEGEISNFVHHTSGHMYFSLKDERAQLRAVFFRGNNRLLNFHPEDGLRVRAYGSLTVYERSGQHQIVVRSLVPVGRGELELAFRALVERLEKEGLFDPARKRPLPRWPERVGVITSPTGAAIHDVIRVLRDRFPVTLLLYPVRVQGEGAAEEIAAAIERMNAAAAADLLVVGRGGGSLEDLWAYNEERVARAIAASRIPVLSAVGHEVDVTIADLAADARAATPSAAAEMLSPDREEVERILEHFARRVARPMEERLRFLAERLRRFRESRALAVPEARVREETQRLDDLSRRLATAATRGGERRRERLAALSGSLRALDPSAVLDRGYSIVRDEVGRAVLDAAALAPGALLTIRFRRGEADARTERIRPADG